In a genomic window of Paracoccaceae bacterium:
- a CDS encoding MltA domain-containing protein encodes MKPGVVVAVLAGALSMISPAGADTQVKVLSFEDLDGWHKDDHAAAFDVFQNTCLDMDDPDWRAVCAYATSKPDPKAFFELLFRPVLIEDGNPMLFTGYFEPELTGSRYKTTRFKYPIHAMPAEAKSTELWYSRRQILDGGVLEGRGLEIAWVDDPVELFFLQIQGSGRVNLPNGKKLRVGYAGANGHTYRSIGAELVRRGTYESHQVSAEVIKNWVRRNPVEGRELLFHNPSYVFFREVSEVPAHLGPLGAMNRSVTEMRTIAVDPAYTPLGAPVWIEKDGANPLRRLMMAQDTGSAIKGAQRADIFFGTGDEAGRAAGKLKDPGRMILLLPIQRAYAMAPEDAL; translated from the coding sequence ATGAAACCGGGCGTTGTGGTGGCGGTTCTGGCGGGGGCGCTCAGTATGATCAGCCCTGCAGGAGCCGACACGCAAGTAAAAGTACTTTCCTTTGAGGACTTGGACGGGTGGCACAAAGATGACCACGCGGCCGCCTTTGACGTTTTTCAAAACACCTGTCTGGACATGGACGACCCGGATTGGCGCGCTGTGTGCGCCTATGCGACCTCCAAACCAGATCCCAAGGCGTTTTTTGAGCTGCTGTTTCGCCCCGTCCTGATCGAAGATGGCAACCCGATGTTGTTTACCGGGTATTTTGAACCAGAACTTACCGGTTCGCGGTATAAAACCACCCGGTTCAAATATCCGATTCACGCAATGCCGGCGGAGGCCAAAAGCACGGAGTTGTGGTATTCGCGTCGCCAGATTTTGGATGGCGGTGTTCTGGAAGGTCGTGGATTGGAAATAGCCTGGGTCGATGATCCAGTTGAGCTTTTCTTTTTACAGATTCAAGGTTCGGGGCGAGTGAACCTTCCGAACGGAAAAAAACTGCGCGTTGGATATGCTGGTGCGAATGGCCATACATATCGTTCGATTGGGGCGGAATTGGTGCGCCGTGGGACCTATGAGAGCCATCAGGTCAGCGCCGAAGTCATCAAAAACTGGGTACGGCGCAACCCTGTCGAGGGGCGCGAGTTGCTGTTTCACAATCCATCCTATGTCTTTTTCCGCGAAGTGAGTGAAGTCCCGGCTCATCTGGGCCCGCTCGGGGCGATGAACCGATCCGTTACTGAAATGCGTACGATTGCAGTGGATCCCGCTTATACGCCGTTGGGCGCGCCGGTCTGGATTGAAAAGGATGGCGCAAACCCGCTTCGTCGATTGATGATGGCACAGGATACAGGATCCGCCATCAAGGGCGCGCAGCGCGCCGACATTTTCTTTGGGACCGGCGACGAGGCAGGCCGCGCAGCCGGAAAGCTGAAAGATCCCGGGCGCATGATTCTACTGCTGCCAATCCAGCGCGCTTATGCAATGGCGCCCGAGGATGCGCTGTGA